A single genomic interval of Bradyrhizobium japonicum USDA 6 harbors:
- a CDS encoding ABC transporter permease, translated as MGRYLAIRIGRAALTIVLVVTFAFVVLRLSGDPALMILGPEAPPEVLAAFRKAWGLDDPIWFQYLDYFGAIAKGELGRSMRDGRPAIELVLERIPATLALTLPAFFFKVALGIPAGIYAALHRGSGIDRAVMMTAVAGFTVPSFVLALLLVLVFAVQLGWLPSGGQDSWRHAILPIVTLSLGGAAVLARFTRSAMLEVLGQPYIRTASAKGVPWRKVVTSHALPNAAIPTVTILGFMVGTLIAGAVVVESVFAWPGVGRLLVVAVANRDLAVVQCILLLVAMTMVTSNLIVDFLYGFLDPRLRAKGAHA; from the coding sequence ATGGGACGCTACCTTGCCATTCGGATCGGTCGCGCGGCGCTGACGATCGTGCTCGTCGTCACCTTCGCTTTCGTGGTGCTGCGCCTCTCCGGCGACCCCGCGCTGATGATCCTGGGACCGGAGGCTCCGCCGGAAGTGCTCGCTGCCTTCCGCAAGGCCTGGGGGCTCGATGATCCCATCTGGTTCCAGTACCTCGACTACTTCGGCGCCATCGCCAAGGGCGAGCTCGGCCGCTCCATGCGTGACGGGCGACCGGCGATCGAGCTCGTGCTGGAGCGGATTCCGGCAACGCTGGCGCTGACGCTGCCGGCCTTCTTCTTCAAGGTCGCCCTCGGCATTCCCGCCGGCATCTACGCGGCGCTGCACCGCGGCTCGGGAATCGATCGCGCCGTGATGATGACGGCGGTCGCCGGTTTTACCGTGCCGAGTTTCGTCCTTGCGCTGCTGCTCGTGCTCGTCTTCGCCGTGCAGCTCGGTTGGCTGCCGTCGGGCGGGCAGGACAGCTGGCGTCACGCCATCCTGCCAATCGTGACACTCAGCCTCGGCGGCGCCGCAGTGCTGGCGCGCTTCACCCGCAGCGCCATGCTGGAGGTGCTGGGCCAGCCCTATATCCGCACCGCCTCGGCCAAGGGCGTGCCGTGGCGCAAGGTGGTGACGTCGCATGCGCTGCCGAACGCGGCGATCCCGACCGTCACCATTCTCGGCTTCATGGTGGGCACGCTGATCGCGGGCGCGGTCGTGGTCGAGAGCGTGTTTGCCTGGCCCGGAGTAGGGCGCCTGCTCGTCGTTGCCGTCGCCAACCGCGACCTCGCCGTCGTGCAATGCATTCTCTTGCTGGTCGCGATGACGATGGTCACGTCCAATCTGATCGTCGACTTCCTCTACGGCTTCCTCGATCCGCGCTTGCGCGCCAAAGGAGCGCATGCATGA
- a CDS encoding ABC transporter ATP-binding protein produces MATPLVSIQGLNVAFTGVSVLRGVDLALQKGEAVGLVGESGSGKSVTWLAALGLLPRHAKVSGSVRLDGREILGAAASELDRVRGGRVAMIFQDPASALNPVLTIRKQLCEALALHRDLSGEAVKAEARRLLDLVGIPDAARRLEAYPHEFSGGQVQRIMIAMALAGNPDLLVADEPTTALDATIQAQILELLATIRREMSMAMVLISHDLGVVAENCDRVAVMYAGRIVEQAPANQLFADPVHPYAQGLIGALPPLDGPRRRFTAIPGTVPDPAHMPSGCAFAPRCALAAEPCGLAVPSLAPIANDRVVACIRAEASRRALLGIAAE; encoded by the coding sequence GTGGCGACGCCGCTGGTCAGCATCCAGGGCCTCAACGTCGCCTTCACCGGCGTATCGGTCTTGCGCGGCGTCGATCTCGCTTTGCAGAAGGGCGAGGCCGTCGGCCTCGTCGGCGAGTCCGGCTCCGGCAAGTCAGTGACGTGGCTTGCTGCGCTCGGCCTCTTGCCGCGGCATGCAAAAGTCTCGGGCTCCGTGCGGCTCGACGGACGCGAAATCCTCGGCGCAGCCGCGAGTGAGCTTGACCGGGTGCGGGGCGGGCGGGTCGCCATGATTTTTCAGGACCCCGCAAGCGCGCTCAATCCGGTGCTCACCATTCGCAAGCAGCTGTGCGAGGCTTTGGCGCTGCATCGCGATCTCTCGGGCGAGGCGGTGAAGGCCGAAGCGCGGCGGCTGCTCGATCTCGTTGGCATTCCCGATGCGGCGCGGCGGCTCGAAGCCTATCCGCACGAATTCTCCGGCGGCCAGGTCCAGCGCATCATGATCGCGATGGCGCTGGCCGGAAATCCCGATCTCCTCGTCGCGGACGAGCCGACCACGGCGCTTGACGCCACCATCCAGGCGCAGATCCTGGAGCTGCTCGCGACCATCCGCCGCGAGATGAGCATGGCGATGGTGCTGATCAGCCATGATCTCGGCGTCGTCGCGGAGAACTGCGACCGCGTCGCCGTGATGTATGCCGGCCGCATCGTCGAGCAGGCGCCCGCCAACCAGCTCTTTGCCGATCCGGTGCATCCCTACGCGCAGGGCCTGATCGGCGCACTGCCGCCGCTCGACGGGCCGCGTCGGCGTTTCACGGCCATTCCGGGGACCGTTCCCGATCCCGCGCACATGCCAAGCGGCTGTGCCTTCGCGCCGCGCTGCGCGCTGGCGGCCGAGCCGTGCGGACTTGCCGTGCCGAGCCTGGCGCCGATCGCGAACGATCGCGTGGTTGCCTGTATCCGTGCTGAGGCCTCGCGCCGTGCGCTGCTCGGGATCGCCGCCGAATGA
- the ilvD gene encoding dihydroxy-acid dehydratase, producing the protein MPAYRSRTTTHGRNMAGARGLWRATGMKDADFGKPIIAVVNSFTQFVPGHVHLKDLGQLVAREIEQAGGVAKEFNTIAVDDGIAMGHDGMLYSLPSRELIADSVEYMANAHCADGLVCISNCDKITPGMLMAALRLNIPAVFVSGGPMEAGKVKLQGKTKAVDLIDAMVAAADSKVSDEDVKVIERSACPTCGSCSGMFTANSMNCLTEALGLALPGNGTVVATHADRKRLFVEAGHTIVDLVRRYYEQDDASVLPRNVANFKAFENAMTLDIAMGGSTNTVLHLLAAAHEGQVEFTMQDIDRLSRRVPVLCKVAPSVADVHVEDVHRAGGIMGILGELDRAGLIDTSVSTVHAPTMNDALERWDIKRSKSESVRTFFRASPGGIPTQVAFSQERRYDELDSDREKGVVRNIEHAFSKDGGLAVLYGNLAQDGCIVKTAGVDASILKFSGPARVFESQDAAVEGILGGKVVAGEIVVIIYEGPRGGPGMQEMLYPTSYLKSMGLGKACALVTDGRFSGGSSGLSIGHLSPEAAEGGNIGLVRTGDRIAIDIPNRSISLEVSDEELAKRRAAEEAKGDAAWQATGRKRNVSTALQAYAALTTSAARGAVREVKRRTK; encoded by the coding sequence ATGCCAGCCTATCGCTCCCGCACCACCACCCACGGCCGCAACATGGCGGGCGCCCGCGGCCTCTGGCGCGCGACGGGCATGAAGGATGCCGATTTCGGCAAGCCGATCATCGCGGTCGTCAACTCCTTTACCCAGTTCGTGCCCGGCCACGTCCACCTCAAGGACCTCGGCCAGCTCGTCGCCCGCGAGATCGAGCAGGCCGGCGGCGTCGCCAAGGAATTCAACACCATCGCGGTCGATGACGGCATCGCCATGGGCCATGACGGCATGCTCTACAGCCTGCCGTCGCGCGAGTTGATTGCCGACAGCGTCGAGTACATGGCCAACGCCCATTGCGCCGACGGCCTCGTCTGCATCTCCAACTGCGACAAGATCACGCCCGGCATGCTGATGGCCGCGCTGCGGCTCAACATCCCCGCCGTGTTCGTCTCGGGCGGCCCGATGGAGGCCGGCAAGGTCAAGTTGCAGGGCAAGACCAAGGCCGTGGACCTCATCGACGCCATGGTGGCCGCAGCCGATTCCAAGGTCAGCGACGAGGACGTCAAGGTGATCGAGCGCTCGGCGTGCCCGACCTGCGGTTCCTGCTCGGGCATGTTCACGGCGAACTCGATGAACTGCCTGACCGAGGCGCTCGGCCTGGCGCTGCCCGGCAACGGCACCGTGGTCGCCACCCATGCCGACCGCAAGCGCCTGTTCGTCGAGGCCGGCCACACCATCGTCGATCTCGTCCGCCGCTATTACGAGCAGGACGATGCCTCCGTGCTGCCGCGCAACGTCGCCAACTTCAAGGCGTTCGAGAACGCGATGACGCTGGACATCGCCATGGGTGGCTCGACCAACACCGTGCTGCATCTGCTGGCGGCGGCCCATGAAGGGCAGGTGGAGTTCACCATGCAGGACATCGACCGGCTGTCGCGCCGCGTGCCCGTGCTCTGCAAGGTCGCGCCGTCGGTCGCCGACGTCCATGTCGAGGACGTGCATCGCGCCGGCGGCATCATGGGCATTCTCGGCGAGCTCGATCGCGCCGGCCTGATCGACACCTCGGTCTCGACCGTGCATGCGCCGACCATGAACGACGCGCTGGAGCGTTGGGACATCAAGCGCTCCAAGAGCGAGTCGGTCCGTACCTTCTTCCGCGCGTCGCCCGGCGGCATCCCGACGCAGGTCGCCTTCAGCCAGGAGCGCCGTTACGACGAGCTCGATAGCGATCGCGAGAAGGGCGTCGTGCGCAATATCGAGCACGCCTTCAGCAAGGATGGCGGCCTCGCCGTGCTCTACGGCAACCTCGCGCAGGACGGCTGCATCGTGAAGACCGCCGGCGTCGATGCCTCGATCCTGAAATTCTCGGGCCCCGCGCGCGTGTTCGAGAGCCAGGACGCCGCTGTGGAAGGCATTCTGGGCGGCAAGGTCGTCGCCGGCGAGATCGTGGTCATCATCTACGAAGGTCCGCGCGGCGGTCCCGGCATGCAGGAGATGCTGTATCCGACGAGCTATCTGAAATCGATGGGCCTCGGCAAAGCCTGCGCGCTTGTCACCGACGGACGTTTCTCCGGCGGCTCGTCCGGCCTGTCGATCGGTCATCTGTCGCCGGAAGCGGCCGAAGGCGGCAACATCGGTCTCGTCCGCACCGGCGACCGCATCGCCATCGACATCCCGAACCGCAGCATCAGCCTGGAGGTCTCCGACGAGGAACTCGCCAAGCGCCGCGCGGCGGAAGAGGCGAAGGGCGATGCCGCCTGGCAGGCGACGGGCCGCAAGCGCAACGTATCGACCGCGCTTCAGGCTTATGCAGCGCTCACCACAAGCGCCGCACGCGGTGCGGTGCGTGAGGTGAAGCGGCGCACGAAGTAA
- a CDS encoding TOMM precursor leader peptide-binding protein — MTATRKTRVARQTRKDILRFAPNFTAYVLPPDAVCLYSENRKFFLHGELYCALATAIGEHGKARSEIIRQLSKRFPADKIEEAIKRLLDRRYVVARTPKAFDGSVGGFLASLGMPLEIAEQNLRNCPVQVESIDVKGAKELTAALSNLGVQIAKRSPKLTITLANDYLDRRLAELNQERVAGETPWLLVQPSGPFPLVGPVFKPGESACWTCLFDRMIRNREIKGFLDRGPARAVAISPLVRESVGKTGIHFAAVEIAKAIASDFRTDLCDHIASFDLTGAAIAKHYVTRRPQCPTCGSRKLNNPRRSPALVEIAEGKRLVMTSGGYRTVTSRSTVSRFRKHVSPLTGVVTRLERIDVDLPMNTNYFAQHNFSAPAHSIDQLRSGLSGGSFGKGSTAEQGEASALMESIERYSGIFQGDEIRTTRRFVDFAPGDALLPNDVQLFSETQFKTRFLQQPDDPHPVPEPFDPATKTEWSPVSSLRDKRFKYLPTGLLYFFYGGFHTDSNGCAAGNTRDEAIVQGFLELIERDAYAIWWYNRVQRAEVDLGQFDDFYVRDLQAQFAEAGRKLWVLDITTDLGIPTYVAIMHWMQNGHENIEFGSGAHFDRHIALLRSLTELTQFMSVGMMGGASGEKPTLDGVTPLRLEDYPFLTPSDHPIVPPAPSLKLHDNTRDQVIACVEIAARAGYDFLVLDQTRPDVEVPVVRVLVPGLRHFYRRFAPGRLYDVPVKLGLLDRPRPESDLTSFLPHT, encoded by the coding sequence ATGACTGCAACTCGCAAGACCCGCGTTGCGCGGCAGACCCGCAAAGACATTCTCCGATTTGCACCGAACTTCACCGCTTACGTACTGCCTCCCGATGCGGTTTGCCTCTATTCCGAGAACCGCAAGTTCTTCCTGCACGGCGAGCTCTACTGCGCCCTCGCCACCGCGATCGGGGAACACGGCAAGGCCAGGTCGGAGATCATTCGCCAGCTTTCGAAGCGCTTCCCGGCCGACAAGATCGAGGAAGCAATCAAGCGGCTGCTCGATCGCCGATATGTCGTTGCGCGGACCCCGAAAGCGTTCGACGGCTCCGTCGGCGGTTTCCTGGCAAGCCTCGGCATGCCCTTGGAGATCGCGGAACAAAATCTTCGCAATTGCCCCGTTCAGGTCGAGTCGATTGACGTCAAAGGCGCCAAGGAGCTGACTGCGGCCTTGAGTAATCTCGGCGTTCAAATCGCCAAGCGCTCGCCGAAGCTGACGATCACGCTGGCGAACGATTATCTCGACCGGCGACTTGCTGAACTGAACCAGGAACGTGTGGCCGGCGAGACGCCCTGGTTGCTGGTACAGCCATCCGGCCCGTTTCCGCTGGTCGGGCCTGTGTTCAAACCGGGCGAGAGCGCCTGCTGGACCTGCCTGTTCGATCGCATGATCCGCAACCGGGAGATCAAGGGGTTTCTTGACCGGGGACCGGCGCGCGCGGTCGCCATATCGCCCCTCGTTAGAGAAAGCGTCGGCAAGACTGGAATCCATTTTGCGGCCGTCGAGATCGCCAAGGCAATTGCCTCGGATTTTCGCACCGATTTGTGCGATCACATCGCAAGCTTCGACCTGACCGGCGCCGCCATCGCCAAGCACTACGTGACGCGACGTCCACAATGTCCGACCTGCGGCAGCAGGAAGCTGAACAACCCGCGTCGATCTCCGGCCCTGGTCGAGATTGCCGAGGGCAAGAGGCTCGTCATGACCAGCGGTGGATATCGCACCGTGACGTCGCGGTCGACGGTGTCGCGGTTCCGCAAGCATGTGAGTCCACTGACAGGGGTGGTGACCCGGCTCGAGCGGATCGACGTTGATCTGCCAATGAACACCAACTACTTCGCCCAGCACAATTTCTCCGCGCCGGCCCACAGCATCGACCAGCTCAGGTCCGGATTGAGTGGCGGCAGTTTTGGCAAGGGCTCGACCGCCGAGCAGGGTGAAGCCAGCGCGCTGATGGAATCGATCGAACGCTATTCGGGCATTTTCCAGGGCGATGAGATCAGGACGACGCGCCGCTTTGTCGATTTCGCGCCTGGCGACGCACTTCTTCCCAACGACGTCCAGCTCTTCAGCGAAACGCAGTTCAAGACCAGGTTTCTGCAGCAGCCGGACGATCCCCATCCGGTGCCCGAGCCGTTCGATCCCGCGACGAAGACCGAGTGGTCGCCGGTCTCGTCGTTGCGCGACAAACGCTTCAAATATCTACCGACCGGCCTCCTGTACTTCTTCTATGGCGGCTTTCATACGGATTCCAACGGTTGCGCGGCCGGCAACACCCGCGACGAAGCCATCGTTCAGGGCTTCCTCGAACTGATCGAGCGCGATGCCTACGCGATCTGGTGGTACAACCGTGTGCAGCGCGCCGAGGTCGATCTCGGGCAATTCGACGATTTCTATGTGCGGGATCTCCAGGCTCAATTTGCGGAAGCCGGGCGCAAGCTGTGGGTGCTCGACATCACCACGGACCTCGGCATTCCGACTTACGTGGCGATCATGCACTGGATGCAGAATGGACACGAGAATATCGAGTTCGGTTCCGGCGCGCATTTCGACCGCCATATAGCGCTGCTGCGATCCCTCACCGAACTGACCCAATTCATGTCCGTCGGCATGATGGGCGGCGCAAGCGGCGAGAAACCGACCCTCGACGGTGTCACGCCGCTGCGCCTGGAAGACTACCCGTTCCTGACACCGAGCGACCACCCGATCGTCCCCCCGGCGCCGAGCCTCAAGCTTCACGACAATACGCGTGACCAGGTCATTGCCTGCGTCGAGATCGCCGCCCGTGCAGGCTACGATTTCCTCGTCCTCGACCAGACACGTCCCGACGTCGAGGTTCCGGTCGTCAGAGTGCTCGTTCCCGGCCTGCGTCATTTCTATCGCCGTTTCGCGCCGGGTCGCCTTTACGATGTGCCGGTGAAGCTCGGATTGTTGGACCGGCCGCGACCGGAAAGCGATCTGACTTCATTCCTTCCACACACCTGA
- a CDS encoding GNAT family N-acetyltransferase — MGPRENLSAGCRQPLQRRAEAAFVVIDAWQGRGVGGLLTRHLIAIAREAGLTELTAEVLPENAAMLRVFDKFGFKPATIREPGVIHMALKLS, encoded by the coding sequence ATCGGGCCGCGGGAGAACTTAAGTGCCGGATGCCGCCAGCCGCTCCAACGCCGGGCCGAAGCAGCTTTCGTCGTGATCGATGCCTGGCAGGGACGCGGCGTTGGCGGGCTGCTGACGCGCCATCTGATCGCTATCGCCCGCGAGGCCGGTTTGACGGAGTTGACCGCGGAAGTGCTCCCGGAGAACGCAGCGATGCTCCGCGTCTTCGACAAGTTTGGCTTCAAGCCCGCAACAATCCGCGAACCCGGTGTAATTCACATGGCATTGAAGCTGTCCTAA
- a CDS encoding SagB/ThcOx family dehydrogenase has product MQPNGSIAAILGDYSVNLGQFSAAAMDRARHLSTGLPLASFAGKSALARDVDALVRRLARQGLLEYRLSSSRNTQDFVVIEPQVPEYWPRRAKLGSRDTIVLSRFAFLRRRGNELVLESPRAGALFRIGDPAIAATLAALSQPRKTGELNQKMASPTLHLLELLLDSQILLKLDTKDGQGLRVNEGDGNLVLWDFHDLVFHTRSTEGRQASPVGATFTYAGAVPPSPAVRPPWGGNKIDLRKFSSPEPNSRFPKLLRERHSTRDFDDKNPVTLGELAQFLDTSARVLSEWKSEPYFEGGPDVTYSTRPYPSAGSAYELELYLTVANCDGLARGLYHYDAGSHALVAISASPQQLQAHLTAAQFAMDAPGQPQILITMAARFGRVSWKYSSIAYSLILKDVGSLTQTLYLAATDMGLGGCAIGSTNIDLFAKMTELEFHIEGPVGQFALGRGRTPEVQG; this is encoded by the coding sequence ATGCAGCCGAACGGAAGCATCGCCGCCATTCTGGGCGACTATTCCGTCAACCTCGGACAATTCAGCGCGGCCGCGATGGACCGCGCGCGACATCTGAGCACCGGCCTTCCGCTCGCGTCCTTTGCGGGCAAGAGCGCCCTCGCGAGAGACGTCGACGCCCTGGTGCGTCGCTTGGCCCGGCAGGGGCTTCTGGAATACCGCCTCTCCTCTTCGCGCAACACGCAGGACTTCGTGGTCATCGAGCCCCAAGTCCCCGAATACTGGCCGCGGCGCGCGAAGCTGGGCAGTCGTGACACCATTGTGCTATCGCGCTTTGCCTTTCTGCGCCGGCGCGGCAACGAGTTGGTGCTGGAATCGCCACGCGCCGGCGCGTTGTTCCGGATTGGCGATCCCGCCATCGCCGCCACCCTTGCTGCGCTGTCGCAGCCTCGGAAGACCGGCGAGCTCAACCAGAAGATGGCTTCCCCCACCCTCCATCTGCTCGAACTGTTGCTGGACAGCCAGATCCTGCTCAAGCTCGATACGAAAGACGGACAAGGCCTGCGGGTGAACGAAGGCGACGGCAACCTCGTACTCTGGGATTTCCATGATCTGGTGTTTCACACGCGGAGCACGGAGGGTCGGCAAGCCAGTCCGGTCGGCGCCACCTTCACCTATGCCGGCGCCGTTCCGCCGTCGCCGGCGGTGCGTCCGCCCTGGGGCGGCAACAAGATTGACCTGCGCAAATTCTCCTCCCCGGAGCCGAACTCCCGCTTCCCGAAGCTGTTGCGCGAACGCCATTCAACACGGGATTTCGACGACAAGAATCCGGTCACGCTCGGCGAACTCGCGCAGTTTCTCGACACCAGCGCGCGCGTCTTGTCCGAATGGAAGAGCGAGCCGTATTTCGAAGGCGGTCCTGACGTCACCTACAGCACAAGGCCTTATCCGTCGGCGGGCAGCGCGTACGAGCTGGAATTGTACCTTACCGTCGCGAACTGCGACGGGCTTGCGCGCGGACTCTACCACTACGATGCGGGGAGCCACGCGCTCGTCGCGATCAGCGCCTCCCCCCAACAACTCCAGGCGCATTTGACGGCTGCCCAGTTCGCCATGGACGCGCCGGGTCAGCCACAAATCCTCATCACGATGGCGGCGCGTTTTGGGCGGGTCTCCTGGAAATACAGCTCAATCGCATATTCGCTGATCCTGAAGGATGTCGGCAGCCTGACTCAGACGCTTTACCTGGCGGCGACCGATATGGGCCTCGGCGGCTGCGCCATTGGCAGCACCAACATCGATCTGTTCGCGAAAATGACGGAGTTGGAATTCCATATCGAGGGCCCGGTCGGTCAATTCGCGCTCGGGCGCGGCAGGACGCCGGAGGTCCAAGGCTAG
- a CDS encoding ABC transporter ATP-binding protein — translation MSAPLVEVSSISRSYSMRSGMFGRSTAVHAVDGVSLMIPKGETLGLVGESGSGKSTTGRIVLGLETPDRGDVRFDGKPMAAPGTKAWRAQRARMQMIFQDPLGALDRRLPVAAQIREPLDIHGLGTPAEREERVRELLRAVELTPAHGARYPGALSGGQRQRIVLARALATKPDFLVCDEPVSALDVSIQAQVVNLLCDLQAQLGLTLLFISHDLRVVRQISNVVAVMYLGRIVEIGSADDLFARPEHPYTQALVSASPAPGRRSAGRIVLAGDPPNPAARPQGCAFHPRCPRAIARCASEVPVLSAVSGDRQVACHLVTGPQAETRDAA, via the coding sequence ATGAGCGCGCCGCTCGTCGAGGTGTCCTCGATCTCACGCAGCTACAGCATGCGCTCCGGGATGTTCGGCCGCAGCACGGCCGTCCACGCGGTCGATGGCGTGTCTCTGATGATCCCCAAAGGCGAAACACTGGGCCTCGTCGGCGAGTCCGGCTCGGGCAAGTCGACCACGGGTCGTATCGTGCTTGGCCTCGAGACGCCCGATCGCGGCGACGTGCGATTTGACGGCAAGCCGATGGCCGCGCCAGGCACGAAGGCGTGGCGCGCGCAGCGGGCGCGCATGCAGATGATCTTCCAGGACCCGCTGGGGGCGCTGGACCGGCGGTTGCCGGTCGCAGCCCAAATCCGCGAACCCCTGGACATTCACGGTCTCGGCACGCCGGCCGAACGCGAGGAGCGTGTCCGCGAATTGCTGCGCGCGGTCGAGCTGACGCCGGCCCACGGCGCGCGCTATCCGGGCGCGCTCTCGGGCGGCCAACGCCAGCGCATCGTGCTGGCGCGGGCGCTCGCGACAAAGCCCGACTTCCTCGTCTGCGACGAGCCGGTCAGCGCACTCGACGTCTCGATCCAGGCGCAGGTGGTGAACCTGCTTTGCGATCTCCAGGCGCAGCTCGGGCTGACGCTGCTGTTCATCAGCCATGATCTGCGCGTTGTCAGGCAGATCAGCAATGTCGTCGCCGTGATGTATCTCGGCCGCATCGTCGAGATCGGCAGCGCCGACGATCTCTTCGCGCGTCCCGAACACCCCTATACGCAGGCGCTGGTCTCGGCGTCGCCGGCACCGGGCCGCCGCAGCGCGGGCCGCATCGTGCTGGCGGGCGATCCGCCGAACCCGGCGGCGCGGCCGCAAGGCTGTGCCTTCCATCCGCGCTGCCCGCGCGCTATCGCGCGCTGCGCGAGCGAGGTGCCGGTGCTGTCGGCCGTCAGCGGTGACAGGCAAGTCGCTTGCCATCTCGTGACGGGGCCGCAGGCCGAGACGCGGGACGCGGCCTGA
- a CDS encoding VOC family protein, protein MVTRFFPLEVFFACRMVDPPSIARSIPAAVSLRRGNNASNNYAHKSAALHVRDVFIFMNGNRRGRLTQRVNDPQLSLCVQLGAVPQSHPGSNGEIGVADQLGRFAWYELLTTDVAAAGAFYRKVVGWGVTDESTPELPYTVLRSGGIPLGGLMDIPEEGRRSGATPRWMGYVAVDDLDRAAAQIGRLEGAIFVPPTDTNIGRIAVAADPQKATFGLIEKPTDGRWKPGRLDEPGRVGWHELLAADRTVIFDFYRELFGWQKADVQTDPADWYQLFSAGGQTVGGMLTKLSSVAQPCWLHYFNVDDIGAATKHVNAGGGRILQGPIELPDGCWIARCVDPQGALFALQGARGHSGIEPFSASEVGWSAKWGGIASQGRIVLPKPKR, encoded by the coding sequence TTGGTTACTCGCTTCTTTCCTTTAGAGGTCTTCTTCGCCTGCCGCATGGTCGACCCTCCGAGCATTGCAAGAAGTATCCCAGCCGCGGTAAGTCTACGCCGAGGAAATAACGCGAGCAACAACTACGCGCACAAAAGCGCGGCGCTGCACGTTCGGGATGTATTCATCTTCATGAACGGCAATCGGCGCGGCCGGTTGACACAACGCGTCAACGATCCACAGCTCTCGCTGTGCGTGCAACTTGGTGCAGTGCCGCAATCGCATCCAGGTTCGAACGGAGAGATCGGCGTGGCGGATCAACTCGGACGTTTCGCTTGGTACGAACTGCTGACCACGGACGTCGCGGCGGCGGGCGCATTCTATCGCAAGGTCGTCGGCTGGGGCGTGACGGATGAATCGACTCCGGAACTGCCTTACACGGTGCTTCGTAGCGGCGGCATCCCGCTGGGCGGCCTTATGGATATCCCGGAAGAGGGGCGGAGATCAGGGGCAACGCCGAGATGGATGGGTTACGTCGCTGTCGACGACCTGGACAGGGCTGCCGCGCAGATCGGGCGTCTCGAAGGCGCGATCTTTGTGCCGCCGACCGACACCAATATTGGCCGAATAGCAGTCGCCGCCGATCCGCAGAAAGCGACGTTCGGGCTGATCGAGAAACCGACAGATGGCCGATGGAAACCGGGCCGGCTGGACGAGCCCGGGCGCGTAGGCTGGCATGAGCTATTGGCCGCCGACCGGACCGTGATCTTCGATTTCTACAGAGAACTATTTGGTTGGCAGAAGGCCGACGTTCAAACCGATCCAGCGGACTGGTATCAATTGTTTTCGGCCGGGGGGCAAACGGTCGGCGGCATGCTGACGAAACTTTCGAGCGTGGCTCAGCCATGTTGGCTGCATTACTTCAATGTCGACGACATCGGCGCTGCGACGAAACATGTGAATGCTGGTGGAGGCCGGATCCTCCAGGGTCCGATCGAATTGCCTGATGGCTGCTGGATCGCGCGATGTGTGGATCCCCAAGGCGCCCTGTTTGCACTGCAGGGTGCCCGGGGTCATTCAGGCATCGAGCCATTCTCGGCCTCGGAAGTCGGATGGTCCGCCAAGTGGGGCGGCATTGCCTCCCAGGGGAGAATTGTGCTGCCCAAGCCGAAGCGCTAG
- a CDS encoding ABC transporter permease, giving the protein MTGAALKDTKAFESEVDSGSRKENASKLESTRRRISLPAIPVSVALAISWIVAMLVIAAFAEKIAPYGFTQLDLRNRLAAPGNVAHWLGTDELGRDVLSRLLVSIRISLLIAFGATAISAIVGATLGFLAAHFRGVVEQFVLMLTDFQASMPFLIMALAVLAFFGNSLPLLIGLMGLFGWERYARIARGLAISANAQGYAAAVRQLGAAPSRIYLRHILPNIASTLIVSTTLVFPEVILMESGLSFLGLGVQPPMTSLGNMVGYGREYLTRAPWIMLAPATTIVITTLAVSVIGDWLRDRLDPTLQ; this is encoded by the coding sequence ATGACCGGCGCGGCGCTGAAGGACACCAAAGCGTTTGAAAGCGAAGTGGATTCCGGTTCGCGTAAAGAAAACGCGTCAAAACTAGAATCTACCCGCCGCCGCATCAGTCTTCCCGCGATCCCGGTCTCGGTGGCGCTCGCGATCAGCTGGATCGTGGCGATGCTGGTGATCGCGGCGTTCGCCGAGAAAATCGCGCCCTACGGCTTCACCCAGCTCGACCTGCGCAACCGGCTGGCTGCTCCCGGCAATGTCGCGCACTGGCTCGGCACCGACGAACTCGGCCGCGACGTGCTGTCGCGGCTCCTCGTCTCGATCCGCATCTCGCTGTTGATCGCCTTCGGCGCGACCGCGATCTCGGCGATCGTCGGCGCCACACTCGGCTTTCTCGCCGCACATTTCCGCGGGGTCGTCGAGCAGTTCGTGCTGATGCTGACCGACTTCCAGGCCAGCATGCCGTTCCTGATCATGGCGCTCGCGGTGCTGGCCTTCTTCGGCAATTCGCTGCCGCTGCTGATCGGCCTGATGGGCCTGTTCGGCTGGGAGCGCTACGCCCGCATCGCCCGCGGCCTCGCCATCTCCGCCAATGCGCAAGGCTATGCTGCGGCCGTCCGCCAGCTTGGTGCGGCGCCGTCGCGGATCTACTTGCGCCACATCCTGCCCAACATCGCCTCGACCCTGATCGTCTCGACCACGCTCGTCTTCCCCGAGGTGATCCTGATGGAATCCGGCCTGTCCTTCCTCGGCCTCGGCGTGCAGCCCCCGATGACCAGCCTCGGCAACATGGTCGGCTATGGCCGCGAGTACCTGACCCGGGCGCCCTGGATCATGCTGGCGCCAGCGACCACCATCGTGATCACCACGCTGGCCGTCTCCGTGATCGGTGACTGGCTGCGCGACCGGCTCGATCCGACCCTGCAATAG